ATTCGTGAGCTTTCTTTAACTCTTCTAAAGCAGCTTCAATTGGTTGCTTTTTATCTGCTGATAACTTATCTCCAAACTCCTTTAATTGTTTTTCTGTTTGGAAAATCATAGCATCTGCTCCATTGATTTTATCTGCTGTTTCTTTAGCTTTAGCATCTGCCTCTGCATTTGCCTCTGCATCTGCCTTCATTTTAGCTATCTCTTCTTCTGATAACCCTGAAGATGCTTCAATACGAATATCTTGAGATTTACCTGTAGCTTTATCTACTGCTGACACTTTTATAATTCCGTTTGCATCAATATCAAAAACTACTTCAATTTGAGGAACTCCTCTTGGTGCTGGTGGAATATCAGTTAATTGGAAACGTCCAATTGTTTTGTTATCTGCAGCCATAGCTCTTTCACCTTGTAACACGTGAATATCTACTGATGGTTGGTTATCTACTGCTGTAGAGAATACTTGTGATTTCTTTGTTGGAATAGTTGTATTTGCTTCAATTAATTTAGTAAATACATTCCCCATTGTTTCAATACCTAAAGATAATGGAGTAACGTCTAATAATAATACGTCTTTCACATCTCCTGTTAAAACCCCACCTTGAATTGCTGCTCCTAAAGACACTACCTCATCTGGATTTACTCCTTTACTTGGTGCTTTTCCGAAGAACTTTTCTACAGCCTCTTGAATTGCAGGAATACGAGTTGAACCTCCTACTAAGATTACTTCATCAATATCAGAAGTAGATAAATCTGCATTCTTTAATGCAGTTCTACATGGTTCAATAGTACGTTTTACTAAATCATCAATTAACTGCTCAAACTTAGCTCTACTTAAAGATCTTACTAAGTGCTTAGGCCCTGAAGCCGTAGCTGTAATATATGGTAAGTTAATTTCTGTTGAAGTTGTACTAGATAATTCTATTTTAGCTTTTTCAGCAGCTTCTTTTAAACGTTGTAAAGCCATTGGATCTTTACGTAAATCCATGTTTTCTTCCGCTTTAAACTCTTCTGCTAACCAACTAATAATTTTTTCATCTACATCATCTCCTCCTAAATGTGTATCTCCATCTGTTGCTAATACTTCAAATACTCCGTCTCCTAATTCTAAGATAGAAACATCATGCGTACCACCTCCAAAATCAAAAACAACAATTTTCTTATCTGAATCTGCCTTATCTAATCCATATGCTAATGCAGCTGCAGTTGGTTCATTAATGATACGACGAACTTTTAAACCTGCAATTTCTCCTGCTTCTTTAGTAGCCTGACGTTGAGCATCGTTAAAATATGCTGGTACTGTAATTACTGCTTCAGCAACATCTTGTCCTAAATAATCTTCAGCAGTTTTTTTCATTTTTTGTAATACCATTGCCGATATTTCTTGTGGCGTATATAAACGACCATCAATATCAACACGAGGAGTATCGTTATCTCCTTTTACTACATTATAAGGTACTCTTTCAGCTTCTTTTTGAGACTCAGAGTATTTGTTCCCCATAAAACGCTTGATAGAATAAACAGTTTTTGTTGGGTTTGTTACTGCCTGACGTTTTGCTGGATCTCCTACCTTACGTTCTCCTCCTTCTACAAATGCAACAATAGATGGTGTAGTTCTTTTTCCTTCTGCATTAGGAATTACTACTGGCTCATTTCCTTCCATTACAGAAACACATGAGTTAGTTGTTCCTAAATCTATTCCTATAATTTTACTCATAATCTTTATTTATACTTTTTTAAGTTTTTAATTCAAATTTACGTTTTGAATTAGTCAAAGTATATGCCAATACAGATTTACAGGAAATTTGACAGAAAAATAAAATAAATTAGTTTTTTTAATGACAGTGTGTCACAAAATCAGACATTTTTATAGCACTCATGCACCAATTTAATATTCGCGTAAGTATCCTTTAAAGCTTCTTTAACTCCATTCTCTCCCCTAAATTCAACTTTAGTAATTCCTTCTTCTAATTGAGGAGTAAGCTTTCCTTTATAATTAGACTTCATTAAATACCAATAGGTCTCTTTCAATCGGTATTCATTATCTTGTACAAACAAATGGTAGGTATTTAAAAGAAAATCAACAATTGAAATATTACTTATACCACACTCTTCTTCTACTTCTCTTACCGCAGTTTCTTTAACAGACTCT
The sequence above is a segment of the Tenacibaculum sp. 190130A14a genome. Coding sequences within it:
- the dnaK gene encoding molecular chaperone DnaK → MSKIIGIDLGTTNSCVSVMEGNEPVVIPNAEGKRTTPSIVAFVEGGERKVGDPAKRQAVTNPTKTVYSIKRFMGNKYSESQKEAERVPYNVVKGDNDTPRVDIDGRLYTPQEISAMVLQKMKKTAEDYLGQDVAEAVITVPAYFNDAQRQATKEAGEIAGLKVRRIINEPTAAALAYGLDKADSDKKIVVFDFGGGTHDVSILELGDGVFEVLATDGDTHLGGDDVDEKIISWLAEEFKAEENMDLRKDPMALQRLKEAAEKAKIELSSTTSTEINLPYITATASGPKHLVRSLSRAKFEQLIDDLVKRTIEPCRTALKNADLSTSDIDEVILVGGSTRIPAIQEAVEKFFGKAPSKGVNPDEVVSLGAAIQGGVLTGDVKDVLLLDVTPLSLGIETMGNVFTKLIEANTTIPTKKSQVFSTAVDNQPSVDIHVLQGERAMAADNKTIGRFQLTDIPPAPRGVPQIEVVFDIDANGIIKVSAVDKATGKSQDIRIEASSGLSEEEIAKMKADAEANAEADAKAKETADKINGADAMIFQTEKQLKEFGDKLSADKKQPIEAALEELKKAHESKDLAAIDAAMEKINEAWKVASEEMYAAQQQAGANGAEQQAQGNASSESDNVEDVDFEEVK